The following are encoded in a window of Syntrophobacterales bacterium genomic DNA:
- a CDS encoding sigma-54 dependent transcriptional regulator, producing the protein MPLGKLLVVDDEKNLVAMIQMGLEAAGYEVITAYDDKEALRKFNEQPVDLSIIDLQLVQRDGLSLMEDLHLIIPEMPVIILTGYGSIESAVEAMKRGAYSYMTKPYEFRELLFQIQKALENRHLLYENKRLKGLLEAKYSFLNIIARSDKMRKVLEGISRIANTDSTVLILGESGTGKDLIAKAIHLASERKDRPFVAINCAALPEALLESSLFGHEKGAFSGAIKDSKGLFLQAHKGTIFLDEIGDMPLSIQAKILRVIQERQFRPVGSEKLIEVNVRIIVATNKNLEEQVKQGLFREDLYYRIHVIPVYLPSLRDRREDIPPLVNHFLEKSRVKMKKEIKGFTPQAMQKLAFYDWPGNVRELENIVEYAAAMTDKDYITEDLILQTKWVVAQGPVKPLKDAKDAFEKSYLIYLMETCKGNVTEAAQVAGKYRADFYDLLKKHGLNPHDFRATGSTSE; encoded by the coding sequence ATGCCTTTAGGGAAGCTCTTGGTTGTTGATGATGAAAAGAACCTTGTCGCCATGATCCAGATGGGACTTGAGGCGGCAGGATACGAAGTCATCACCGCCTATGATGATAAAGAAGCGCTCAGAAAGTTCAATGAACAGCCCGTCGACCTTTCGATTATTGATCTTCAACTTGTTCAAAGGGATGGTCTCTCGTTAATGGAAGATCTCCACCTCATAATCCCGGAGATGCCAGTCATTATACTTACCGGTTACGGAAGCATAGAAAGCGCAGTTGAAGCCATGAAACGTGGCGCCTACAGTTACATGACCAAACCTTACGAGTTTCGCGAACTCTTATTTCAAATACAGAAAGCTCTTGAAAATCGCCACCTTCTCTACGAAAACAAAAGGCTCAAAGGTCTTCTAGAAGCAAAGTACAGTTTTTTGAACATCATCGCGCGAAGCGATAAAATGCGAAAAGTACTGGAAGGGATATCACGAATCGCAAATACGGATTCCACCGTATTAATTCTCGGGGAAAGCGGTACAGGGAAAGATTTGATTGCCAAAGCGATCCATCTTGCCAGCGAAAGGAAAGATAGGCCTTTCGTCGCCATTAATTGTGCGGCCCTTCCCGAAGCTTTACTAGAGAGCAGCCTTTTCGGTCACGAGAAGGGTGCTTTCAGCGGCGCCATCAAGGATTCCAAGGGCCTTTTTTTGCAGGCCCACAAAGGCACCATATTTCTGGATGAGATCGGGGATATGCCCCTTTCAATTCAGGCTAAAATACTGCGGGTTATTCAGGAGAGACAGTTCCGCCCGGTAGGAAGCGAAAAGCTCATTGAAGTCAATGTACGAATAATTGTGGCTACCAACAAGAACCTGGAAGAACAGGTCAAGCAAGGGTTGTTCCGTGAGGATCTTTATTACCGGATCCATGTCATTCCAGTTTATTTGCCGTCCTTGAGAGACCGGAGAGAAGATATACCTCCTTTGGTGAACCATTTTCTTGAAAAATCGCGGGTAAAGATGAAGAAAGAAATAAAAGGTTTTACCCCACAGGCTATGCAGAAATTGGCGTTTTATGACTGGCCAGGGAACGTTCGGGAACTGGAGAACATAGTCGAATACGCCGCTGCCATGACCGACAAAGACTATATCACGGAAGACCTCATCCTCCAGACAAAATGGGTCGTAGCCCAAGGTCCCGTAAAACCCCTCAAGGATGCTAAAGATGCCTTCGAAAAGAGCTATCTAATCTATCTCATGGAAACTTGCAAAGGGAACGTTACAGAAGCAGCCCAGGTTGCCGGGAAATACAGGGCTGATTTTTACGACCTCCTAAAGAAGCATGGCCTGAACCCGCATGATTTCAGGGCAACTGGCTCGACCTCGGAATAA